One Pseudomonas sp. MH9.2 DNA segment encodes these proteins:
- the ihfA gene encoding integration host factor subunit alpha, which yields MGALTKAEMAERLYEELGLNKREAKELVELFFEEIRHALEDNEQVKLSGFGNFDLRDKRQRPGRNPKTGEEIPITARRVVTFRPGQKLKARVEAYAGTKS from the coding sequence ATGGGGGCTCTGACGAAAGCTGAGATGGCCGAACGTCTGTATGAAGAGCTAGGCCTGAACAAACGAGAAGCCAAGGAACTGGTAGAGCTTTTCTTTGAGGAAATCAGGCACGCTCTGGAAGATAACGAGCAGGTCAAATTGTCCGGTTTTGGCAATTTCGATCTGCGCGATAAACGCCAGCGGCCTGGTAGAAATCCAAAGACGGGAGAAGAAATCCCGATTACGGCTCGCCGTGTGGTCACCTTTCGTCCAGGGCAGAAGTTGAAGGCCCGAGTTGAGGCTTATGCTGGAACCAAGTCATAA
- a CDS encoding MerR family transcriptional regulator, translating to MLEPSHNDELPPIPGKRYFTIGEVSELCAVKPHVLRYWEQEFPQLNPVKRRGNRRYYQRQDVLMIRQIRALLYEQGFTIGGARLRMSSDEAKDDTTQYKQMIHQMISELEDVLVVLRK from the coding sequence ATGCTGGAACCAAGTCATAACGACGAGCTACCGCCCATTCCAGGCAAACGCTACTTCACCATCGGTGAAGTCAGTGAGCTCTGCGCGGTAAAACCGCACGTTCTGCGTTATTGGGAGCAGGAGTTTCCTCAACTCAATCCGGTCAAGCGACGCGGAAACCGCCGGTATTATCAGCGACAGGATGTGCTGATGATCCGACAGATCCGCGCTTTGCTCTATGAGCAGGGCTTCACCATCGGCGGTGCGCGTTTGCGCATGTCCAGTGATGAGGCAAAGGACGACACCACGCAATACAAGCAAATGATCCACCAGATGATTTCAGAGCTGGAAGATGTATTGGTGGTATTGCGCAAGTGA
- a CDS encoding AlpA family transcriptional regulator: MRLIRLKDVKHATGLGRSTIYKYIEEGGFPKSVSLGERAVAWVESEVMGWVMARIEARDAHEGSAA, encoded by the coding sequence ATGAGGTTAATTCGCCTGAAAGACGTCAAGCACGCCACCGGCCTAGGTCGGTCCACGATCTACAAGTACATCGAAGAAGGGGGCTTTCCGAAGTCAGTGTCATTGGGTGAGAGAGCTGTAGCGTGGGTTGAAAGCGAAGTGATGGGCTGGGTCATGGCCCGAATCGAGGCGCGTGATGCTCACGAGGGAAGCGCTGCGTGA
- a CDS encoding YagK/YfjJ domain-containing protein gives MYSFNTTVFASFSQSQASIRIERLVQSIERTDKPAFEIIQTQSGYERVQRTRISKYVDSMQQMFDLFDDRHPYGYSEHLQAFWEACQDIGLERSPAGVTCLNVQGTAYLDFYHAMNVLVARIRQLISSKRYKRKADDRRYEASRKQATLSEYVSQVLDRYSRTVVVRVDLHYRAMAWPRLRIEHVFNDLDKLIRARERNPIFEHETGYICSVEHGEDKGFHIHAAFFFNGAGVRSDFAKARKIGELWEQITCGLGYFFSCNDDKDRYGDELGIGVIKRADSEACRKVINAVSYLTKDNQYLRMKPVGARAYRTGRIHRATV, from the coding sequence ATGTACTCATTCAACACTACCGTTTTCGCCAGCTTCTCCCAGTCTCAAGCCTCGATCAGGATCGAACGACTCGTTCAGTCCATTGAGCGTACTGACAAGCCGGCTTTCGAGATCATCCAAACTCAATCTGGATACGAACGTGTACAACGGACCAGGATTTCCAAATACGTCGACTCCATGCAGCAGATGTTCGATCTCTTCGATGATCGTCACCCCTACGGCTATAGCGAGCACCTGCAAGCCTTCTGGGAAGCCTGTCAGGACATTGGCTTGGAGCGTAGTCCTGCTGGAGTGACCTGCCTGAATGTGCAAGGGACGGCCTATCTGGATTTCTATCATGCCATGAACGTACTGGTTGCTCGGATTCGTCAGCTAATCAGCAGCAAGAGGTACAAGCGCAAGGCGGATGACCGCCGCTACGAGGCTAGTCGCAAGCAAGCCACGCTCAGCGAGTACGTCAGCCAGGTGCTTGATCGTTACTCACGCACGGTGGTCGTCCGTGTTGATCTGCATTATCGAGCGATGGCTTGGCCACGCTTGCGCATTGAGCATGTGTTCAATGACTTGGATAAGCTCATTCGTGCGCGGGAGCGTAATCCCATCTTCGAGCATGAGACAGGCTATATCTGCTCAGTTGAGCACGGAGAGGATAAAGGCTTTCATATCCATGCAGCCTTCTTCTTCAACGGTGCTGGGGTACGCAGCGATTTTGCTAAAGCGAGAAAGATTGGCGAGTTGTGGGAGCAGATCACTTGTGGCCTGGGTTACTTCTTCAGCTGCAACGATGACAAGGACAGATATGGTGACGAGCTCGGAATCGGGGTGATCAAGCGAGCTGACAGCGAGGCATGTCGAAAGGTCATCAATGCCGTGAGTTACCTGACCAAGGACAACCAATATCTGCGCATGAAGCCTGTTGGGGCGAGAGCCTACCGCACTGGTCGTATTCACAGAGCAACGGTTTGA
- a CDS encoding YagK/YfjJ domain-containing protein, which yields MTHRIQSARGRSVRLNDTAHQTEVRWCWVREIGQEGRLHYHFVLLLNWDAYHTVGRFHSAQQNTYSRLNAAWASALRIPVDDAYGLVHIPDNAGHHLSQDDPEEMDRYFLRVSYLCKAATKVYGNRCHVFGCSRG from the coding sequence TTGACCCACAGAATTCAATCAGCACGGGGGCGCTCCGTGCGCCTGAACGATACTGCTCATCAGACAGAGGTGCGCTGGTGCTGGGTCAGGGAGATTGGGCAAGAGGGTCGACTGCATTATCACTTCGTCTTACTGCTCAACTGGGATGCGTACCACACCGTGGGACGCTTTCACTCGGCACAGCAGAATACATACAGCCGCCTAAATGCTGCCTGGGCCAGTGCGTTGAGAATTCCTGTCGACGATGCCTATGGCTTGGTGCATATCCCCGATAACGCTGGGCACCACCTCTCTCAGGATGATCCAGAGGAGATGGATCGGTACTTCCTTCGCGTGAGCTACCTCTGCAAGGCCGCGACCAAGGTGTACGGCAATCGATGCCATGTGTTTGGTTGCAGTAGGGGATAG
- a CDS encoding alpha/beta hydrolase, with protein sequence MITKHRKLVIVLSAIGVVTFLSGCVRDPDKPSVSQLAVSGTKSMLRTDSDMHKVLNKFASFDGKAVEKITPAEARQQPTMADAVKGVLADQKRDSTPTTLVPGVTTREIQVPGAAGSMPATVYTPDGTGPFPVVLYFHGGGWVFADRKVYDGGARGLAKQANAVVVSVDYRLAPENKFPAAHEDALAAYRWLTTKASSVNGDPKRLALAGESAGGNLAVATAVAAHKAGLTAPKHVLSVYPVAQSNTDTESYLKYADAIPLNRPMMLWFISQVITSQADAKDPRIDLVHANLQGLPPVTLINAEIDPLRDDGAQLEQALRSAGVSVERRLYPGVTHEFFGTAAVVQKAQEAQIYAGERLKVDLEK encoded by the coding sequence ATGATTACAAAACATCGCAAACTGGTCATCGTACTTTCAGCAATCGGAGTCGTTACCTTCTTGAGCGGATGTGTTCGAGACCCTGACAAACCTTCAGTTTCTCAGCTTGCTGTCAGCGGTACCAAAAGCATGCTGCGCACTGATTCGGACATGCACAAAGTGCTGAATAAATTTGCCAGCTTCGATGGCAAAGCAGTTGAGAAGATCACACCAGCCGAAGCTCGCCAGCAACCGACCATGGCCGACGCCGTTAAAGGGGTACTGGCTGACCAGAAACGCGACAGCACGCCCACGACACTTGTGCCAGGCGTCACCACTCGCGAGATCCAAGTGCCGGGCGCTGCAGGCTCGATGCCCGCGACTGTGTATACACCAGACGGCACAGGGCCGTTTCCGGTAGTGTTGTACTTCCACGGAGGCGGGTGGGTTTTCGCCGACCGCAAAGTTTATGACGGCGGCGCACGAGGTCTAGCGAAGCAGGCTAACGCTGTCGTTGTTTCCGTGGACTATCGACTCGCCCCGGAGAACAAATTCCCCGCCGCACATGAAGATGCCCTAGCTGCTTACCGTTGGCTGACAACCAAAGCGTCTTCGGTGAATGGTGATCCGAAGCGTCTTGCGCTTGCTGGCGAGAGCGCAGGTGGGAACCTTGCCGTTGCGACGGCGGTAGCGGCTCATAAGGCGGGGTTGACTGCTCCGAAGCATGTGCTGTCGGTTTATCCAGTAGCCCAGTCAAATACCGACACTGAGTCGTATTTGAAATACGCCGATGCGATTCCCCTCAACCGTCCAATGATGCTGTGGTTCATTTCGCAAGTCATTACCAGCCAAGCTGATGCCAAAGATCCGCGCATCGATCTTGTGCATGCCAATCTACAAGGTCTGCCTCCGGTCACATTGATCAACGCCGAGATTGACCCGTTACGTGACGACGGTGCTCAGCTGGAACAGGCGCTGCGAAGCGCAGGAGTGAGCGTTGAACGCAGGCTCTATCCAGGAGTAACCCACGAGTTCTTTGGTACTGCAGCTGTGGTGCAAAAAGCCCAGGAAGCTCAGATCTATGCCGGCGAGCGTTTGAAGGTTGACTTGGAGAAGTAG
- a CDS encoding glutathione-independent formaldehyde dehydrogenase: MKAIVYNGPRDVSVQNVPDAKIEKPTDALVRVTATNICGSDLHMYEGRTSFETGRVFGHENLGEVIEVGAGVDRVKVGDRVCLPFNIGCGFCENCEKGLTGFCLTANPGNAGAAYGFAEMGPYQGGQAELLRVPYADFNCLVLPEDAQEREDDYVMLSDIFPTGWHATELAGLLPGESIAIYGAGPVGLMAAHSAMIKGASQVFVVDNHPDRLKLAAQMGATPINSLEKEAVDQILNLTHGKGTDRGCECVGYQCCDRHGHEANHLTMNNLVASTKATGGIGVVGVFIPKDPGAKNELAKEGKMAFDFGAFWFKGQQIRTGQANVKVYNRRLAQLIHHGRANPAQIISHRLKLAEGPDAYKHFDARDNGWTKVVLKPAD, encoded by the coding sequence ATGAAAGCAATCGTTTACAACGGCCCGCGTGACGTGAGCGTGCAAAATGTCCCGGATGCCAAAATCGAAAAACCTACTGATGCCTTGGTTCGAGTCACTGCCACCAACATCTGTGGTTCAGATCTGCACATGTACGAGGGTCGGACTTCGTTTGAGACTGGGCGCGTATTTGGACACGAGAATCTCGGTGAGGTGATTGAGGTCGGGGCCGGTGTTGATCGGGTAAAGGTGGGGGATCGCGTTTGTCTGCCGTTCAATATTGGCTGCGGGTTCTGCGAAAACTGCGAGAAGGGCCTGACGGGGTTTTGTCTGACCGCCAATCCTGGTAATGCGGGCGCTGCTTATGGATTCGCAGAAATGGGGCCATATCAAGGAGGGCAGGCTGAATTGCTTCGCGTACCCTACGCCGACTTCAACTGCCTGGTGCTGCCCGAAGACGCGCAAGAGCGTGAAGATGACTACGTGATGCTGTCTGACATCTTTCCTACCGGTTGGCATGCGACTGAATTAGCCGGCCTATTACCCGGTGAGAGCATCGCGATTTACGGTGCCGGCCCGGTCGGATTGATGGCTGCCCACTCCGCCATGATCAAAGGTGCCTCCCAAGTATTCGTGGTCGACAATCATCCAGATCGTCTGAAGCTGGCGGCTCAAATGGGTGCCACACCGATAAACTCCCTGGAGAAAGAAGCGGTGGATCAGATACTCAATCTGACTCATGGCAAAGGCACTGATCGTGGTTGCGAATGTGTGGGTTATCAGTGCTGCGACCGCCATGGGCATGAAGCCAATCACCTGACGATGAACAACCTCGTTGCCTCGACAAAGGCTACCGGTGGAATAGGAGTCGTCGGCGTATTCATACCGAAAGACCCTGGTGCAAAAAACGAACTCGCAAAGGAAGGCAAGATGGCCTTCGACTTCGGTGCATTCTGGTTCAAGGGGCAGCAAATTCGCACGGGCCAGGCCAACGTCAAAGTCTACAACCGCAGGTTGGCACAACTCATTCACCACGGGCGAGCTAACCCCGCGCAGATCATTTCTCACCGCTTGAAGCTCGCTGAAGGGCCAGACGCCTATAAGCACTTCGATGCGCGTGACAATGGCTGGACAAAGGTTGTGCTCAAACCGGCTGATTGA